One stretch of Daphnia pulicaria isolate SC F1-1A chromosome 6, SC_F0-13Bv2, whole genome shotgun sequence DNA includes these proteins:
- the LOC124341928 gene encoding uncharacterized protein LOC124341928, with the protein MSVRYQKPVVNSFHDLAAIPSYQATILTGSIQDMDLLETNLEYMKVIYEKIKKCSSDCRKFTFQEMVNPVVQKDNYVSIIPWRVGNSYLEKYNAKKCQLAMAYERTSWKPMFFAVPKSSPYIEEINREAMWFIDVGLNMYNKTPKKLCQLNYNSNGVSSKTFSSRMILEQFYLPFLILFGGYFLAFIQFCREKLYPIR; encoded by the exons ATGTCAGTGAGATACCAAAAACCTGTTGttaattcatttcatgatTTGGCGGCCATCCCGTCCTACCAGGCGACTATACTAACTGGATCCATCCAAGATATGGACTTGCTG GAAACAAATCTCGAGTATATGAAAGTCATCTacgaaaaaatcaagaaatgcTCATCGGATTGCAGGAAATTCACCTTTCAGGAAATGGTTAATCCTGTTGTACAGAAGGACAACTACGTTTCGATAATA CCATGGAGAGTTGGCAATTCGTATTTGGAAAAATACAACGCGAAAAAATGCCAATTAGCTATGGCGTACGAAAGAACTTCGTGGAAGCCCATGTTTTTTGCAGTCCCAAAGTCCAGTCCGTACATTGAGGAAATTAATCGAGA GGCCATGTGGTTCATAGATGTGGGACTTAACATGTATAACAAGACACCCAAAAAACTGTGCCAGTTGAATTACAACAGTAACGGCGTGTCGAGCAAGACATTTAGCAGCCGTATGATATTGGAGCAGTTCTACTTACCATTCCTCATTCTTTTCGGTGGCTactttttggcttttattCAGTTCTGTCGGGAAAAGCTATACCCAATTCGTTAA